Proteins encoded together in one Ptiloglossa arizonensis isolate GNS036 chromosome 9, iyPtiAriz1_principal, whole genome shotgun sequence window:
- the LOC143150878 gene encoding E3 ubiquitin-protein ligase SIAH1, translating to MSQLSISTGKRGRSVASSSASTVSSLSSSTDLASLFECPVCFDYVLPPILQCQSGHLVCSTCRPKLNCCPTCRGPLGNIRNLAMEKVAGNVMFPCKYSTSGCTVSLVHTEKADHEDACEFRPYSCPCPGASCKWQGSLEQVMPHLVMSHKSITTLQGEDIVFLATDINLPGAVDWVMMQSCFGHHFMLVLEKQEKYDGHQQFFAIVQLIGSRKQAENFAYRLELNGHKRRLTWEAMPRSIHEGVSSAILNSDCLVFDTSIAQLFADNGNLGINVTISMA from the exons ATGTCCCAATTAAGTATTAGTACAGGAAAGAGAGGGAGGAGTGTTGCAAGCTCTTCTGCATCCACAGTATCGTCTCTGAGCAGCTCAACTGACTTAGCAAGCCTATTCGAATGTCCGGTTTGCTTCGATTACGTTCTTCCACCAATCCTACAGTGTCAAAGTGGGCACCTTGTTTGTAGCACTTGCCGACCAAAGCTTAATTGCTGTCCTACCTGTAGAGGTCCATTAG GTAATATCCGCAACCTGGCTATGGAAAAAGTGGCAGGTAATGTAATGTTTCCTTGCAAGTATTCAACAAGTGGATGCACAGTCTCTTTAGTGCATACTGAAAAGGCAGATCACGAAGATGCGTGTGAATTCCGTCCATACAGTTGTCCTTGTCCAGGTGCTTCTTGCAAATGGCAAGGATCTCTCGAACAAGTAATGCCACATCTTGTTATGAGTCACAAAAGTATTACGACTCTTCAAG gGGAAGACATTGTTTTTTTAGCAACAGATATTAATCTTCCTGGTGCGGTGGACTGGGTAATGATGCAGTCCTGTTTTGGTCATCATTTTATGCTAGTGCTTGAAAAGCAAGAAAAATATGACGGAcatcaacaattttttgcaattgttCAACTGATTGGCTCAAGGAAGCAGGCAGAAAATTTTGCTTACAG ACTAGAATTAAACGGACATAAAAGGCGTCTGACATGGGAAGCTATGCCACGTTCCATTCATGAAGGTGTTTCATCTGCAATCTTAAATTCAGACTGCCTTGTATTTGACACCTCTATTGCGCAGTTATTTGCCGATAATGGAAATCTAGGAATAAATGTTACAATTTCCATGGCATGA